The genomic DNA GCGATCTCGTCGGGGCGAGCCAAGCGCCCCATCGGCACGCGGCGGCGTATCGCCGCGAGGTCCATTTTGCCAGCGCGTGCCAGTTCTGTGACCATTGGGGTGCGGACGGAGCCCGGCGCCACCGCCGTGACGCGGATTCCTCGCATAGCCCACTCGCATGCAAGGGACTTTGTCAACGAGATCACGCCAGCTTTCGAGGCTGCGTAGGCGTTGCGCCTGGGATTGCCGACCACGCCCGCCATCGAAGCCACATTGACGATCGCACCGCCCGGCTTCATGCGCCGCGCCGCTTCCCGGGCCATAACGAATGGCCCAATAAGGTTCACTGTCACGCCGCGTCGGAAGGTATCGACAGCGGTGTCGATGATCCTATCCATCGTGGGTCCAACCGCCGCATTGTTGATGAGGACATCGATTTGCGCGAACCGTGCTTCGACCTGGCCGAAAAGTGAGAGCATGTCCTTCTCTCGCGACACATCGCACTCCAGACCGACGTGCGGCGACCCGAGATCCCGAGCCAGTTCAACCACACCACTGCCCGGAAGGTCCACCGCAACTACAGTGTCTCCGTCCGCGGCAAGGATATCGACCAGGGCACGGCCGATCCCGCCCGCAGCGCCTGTGATGATTACGGTGCGTGCTGCCAGTTTCACGAGAGCTTCTCCACGATGACCGCTTGTGATCTCAGCCCATCAACCTTGGGCGGAATGAAGGGCCGAGCCAAATCGTTGCAGTGACCGCCAGTTGCGGCCCCACACAGATGTCGTTCCCGTAGGGCGCTCATCCTCCATTTCTACCCACTTATGCAGCTCCCAGTTGGGGACCCTCGACGCCATCTTGGTCGGTGGGGATGTGACCCTTGAGCAACTGGTAGATGGGATCGTCTGGATGTGGTGCTCCAATCGGCTGTCGCCGGCCGAACCTATCTGCCTCAAGAATCGCTGGCGGGATTTGCTCCTCAACCCAATCGTAGACGACTGTCCGTTCCGCAATTCGCCACTCGTCCTGCCTCTTCTGAAACAGATCGCAGTAACGGCCGCAAAGCAGCGTCTGACGTATTTCTTGGTCTGTATCCGGTCCGCGTTGCAGCGCGGTGAAATAGCTCTCGACCGCGGCCTCTGCTGAACTGATGAAGTCGATCAGGCTGTTCGTGATTTGATGGATATTACGGTGCCCCGGCAGACCGAGAGCAAATTGGATGAAGTCCTCTGCCGGTCCGCAATAGGGACCGTGCCTGTCATACGCTTCGGGCCAGTATGCGCTACGCAGCGCCGCCTCATCGGCGCGGTCTATCCCGCGGCAGTACCGATACAGGCAGTTGCGGATCGCCTCTCGGTCACGCAGTTCGGTAATTTTCGCGTGGTCGACAGGGTCTGTCGCGAATTGTATGATTGTTTTATCCTTCCCGATGCCAGTCTGCACTTTGCGTGTGTCTCTCTCTACAACTGAGTTAGCGGGGG from Mesorhizobium sp. M1E.F.Ca.ET.045.02.1.1 includes the following:
- a CDS encoding nuclear transport factor 2 family protein; translated protein: MQFATDPVDHAKITELRDREAIRNCLYRYCRGIDRADEAALRSAYWPEAYDRHGPYCGPAEDFIQFALGLPGHRNIHQITNSLIDFISSAEAAVESYFTALQRGPDTDQEIRQTLLCGRYCDLFQKRQDEWRIAERTVVYDWVEEQIPPAILEADRFGRRQPIGAPHPDDPIYQLLKGHIPTDQDGVEGPQLGAA